The window CCGGCCTCCCGTCCTGGAGGCGGACCGGGCGTCACCGGACTGCTCAGACGGCATGTCGATCCCTTCCCTGCGCCTGCGGGGTGAGCTGTCGGGTTCGGGCTGGGAATGCCCGGCCGGTGTCACCTCGCGCGTCGCCCGCGGCGTCGCGCCCAGCTGACCGGCTTCACCCCGAGGACGTGACTGTCGTCCCGTCCGGAAGTGGGTCCCCCGCTCCTGCCCGAGCGGATCGTGCCCCGCGGCAGCGGGGCCATCTCCACACGCGGGTGGGGGCAGGACTCGGCGTCCGCCCGCGCGACTCACCCAGGTCGGATGAGTAGCACCGGACTGTAGCGAGTCGTCATCCTTCGCCGCAAACCGGGGTCACCCCAACGAAAGGGACGACCCCGGTTCGCGACTGTTCCGGCGGTGGCGCCAGCCACTCGCTGACGCCGCCCGACCGGCACGCCGGCCGGCGGCCACGCGATCATGATGAGGCTCGCGCGGCCTTCGACTCTGTGGCCGGCGCGACGGCACGGCGGCGAGGCAGCGACCGTCGTCGCCGCCAGATCCCCTCGCCCCACCGACCAACCGGCGGGCCAAGGCCGCACGCCTCCGACTGGCGGCCGGAGACGGGGTGGGAAAGGGGTCCCGTCGCCAGCGTGGGCAGCGGTCGGTGGGGGCCGATCGCGGCGAGGTTCCAGTGGCGGCGGGTCGACTGACCTCGCGGGGCCGGCCCGGGAGGGAGGATCCGGGCGGGTGGCCCAGGCCGAGGCTCCTGCCCGGGATCGGTGTCAGCCGATCCCCGGGAGTTCCGTCAACGACGGGCAATGGCAAAGCCCCGCGTGACGGGAGGCCTCGGCGAGAAGGTCAGCCGGGCGGTGACGCCTGACGGCTCAGGCGAAGGTGGCGGCCCAGGTCCTCTGGCCGACGACGCCGTCGACGGCCAGGCCCTTGGCCCGCTGCAGCGCGCGGGCGGCCTCGGCCGAACGCGGCCCGTAGTGCCCGTCGGCGGCGAGGGAATAGCCGATCTTGTTCATCTGGGCCTGCCAGGACTGGACGTCGGCGCGGTACTGGCCGGCCAGTGCCGTCGTGAAGGGCAGGTGCGCCGTGGTCGAGGAGATCGGCTGGGCCACGAGAGGCGCTCTGGGGGCCGACCGGGAGGCCTGGCCGGCGCCGGCGGAGCTCGCGCCCGGGGCGAGCTGGTCCGGACCCATCCCGCGGCCGCATTCCGGCCACTGGCCAAAGCCGGAGCGCTGCGCCAGCCGCAGCGCCGCCTCGTCCTGAACCGCCGGTGGCGCGGCACTCGGCAGCCCCGAATATCCGAGGCTCTGCCACGTCCTCACGGAGAACTGGTACGCGCCGTAGTATCCGTTGCCGGTATTGATGGAATAGTTTCCGCCCGACTCGCACTGGCGCAGTTCTGCCCAGGTGGAAGAGGCGTTCGCGGGTGTCGCGACGGCGAGTGTGCCGCCCACGGCCGCGGCGATGACGGGAACTGCCGCGAGGGACTTGCGTAGCCGGCGTGCCGGGGACGTGACGGCTCGCCGGGGTTCCCGGGAATTCCGGGGAGAAACCTGGCGGATCGGCCCCGCCGATTCGCCAGCTCGGGGGCTGACGGAGACGCGCACGCTCGTGGTGCCGTCTGGCGGACATTCGGCCACCGGCGGAACGAAACGACCGCCGGGCATGCGATGTCGACCAGGGGTACTTGATTCGGACATGCGTGATTGCCCTTCCCCACGCCTGCGAGGTGAGCTGTCGGGTTCGGGCTGGAAAGAGATTGCCCGGCCACGCGACATTTTCGGCTGTTGGGTTGACGCGCTCGGTTCGGCGCGTCAACGAGCACAGCGAAAGTCGGTCGGCTTCACCCCTAGGACGCCTGTTGAGGGCGAGGCTGGCGTGGCGCGCTTTTTGGCCACGCAGGCCGTCGCACTATTGAGCCTTTTCCGTCACCACTTCGGCTCCACGGGTCTCGTCGGTCCGATCAGGTTGGTGGAAAAGGCCGCTGCCCAGGATCTCTGGATCAGGCGTCCGGATTCGGTTCCCCCGTTCCTGCCGCTGGTTCAAAACTCGCCGGGCGGGGGCAGGATTCGGCGTGCCGCCCGTTGGGTGCCTGTCCTGTCGCCAGGCACGGCGAAGACCATAACCACATTCCTCGGCGTGGCGGCAAGCATTGAAATAGGCACGTGAAGAAGGCCACACCGGCGTGTCGCTGCTTGAAATGTGCCCGAAACGATGTTATCGCGCGCGTACGCGCGCTCATCTTTCCTACCCGGCTCCGCGGGCGGCGTTTTCTTGCTCTGCGTCGAGGATCTGCTAGCTGGCGGTTTCGTCCCACAAGGGGCCGGACCGTCCGAGCAGAGGGCCACACGCGGGTCTGGTTCCGTCCGCGTGTCGCGTCGAAAAATAAATCTACCATTCTGCCGTCCGAAGGGCACCTTCGATGCTTGCTCGGGCGAAATGCGATCCTCGCTACACCCGCCCCGAATCACCCGGTTCGTGCGCAGATGGTAGTCGAATGAGTGCTCATGGTTGACCATCGACAGATTCGACCCCTGTGGCGCACTGGCCAGGCGTGTCCGGTCGTGGTCCGCTTTCGGTGGCGCTAAGTAGTCCACTGTGCAACGGCGAGTAGTCAGTAGTGATGCTGACCGCTTTGCCCACCCACGGGTGGACCCGCCGCTCTGGTGGACCTGCCCGTCCGGTAGGCCCGCCCGTCCGGGTGGACCCGCCCGAACGGGCGATGGACCGGCCGGGGACAGCAAACGACCCGGGGCCGCCAAGTTGGCGACCCCGGGCCGAAGATCCGACGCCGAGCTAAATCTGGCTGGTGCCCCGGATCGGATGGATCTTGGTTTGGTGACGTTCAGCGGCAGGTGACCGCGCGGCGCGGAGGCGCGCCTCGCGGAGGCCCGGCCCACGAGCGAAGCGAAGTGGGCCGGGCCGCAGCGAGGTCGCCGGAGCGCCGTGCCCGGACGGAGCGAACCAAACTAAAGAGCCTGGCCGGCGCTGCGCAGGTCCTCGCAGGCCTGCGCGACCCGCTTGGCCATGTTCGCCTCGGCGGCCTTGCCCCAGGTGCGGGGGTCGTAGGACTTCTTGACGCCGACCTCGCCGTCGATCTTCAGGACGCCGTCGTAGTTCTTGAACATGTGGTCCGCCACCGGCCGGGTGAACGCGTACTGGGCGTCGGTGTCCACGTTCATCTTGACGACGCCGTAGTCCAGCGCCTCGCGGATCTCGGAGAGCTCCGAGCCGCTGCCGCCGTGGAAGACCAGGTTGAACGGCTTCGCGTCGGCGCCGAGCCCCAGCTTGGCGGCCACGTACTGCTGGCCGTCGCGCAGGATCGTCGGGCGTAGCTTGACGTTGCCCGGCTTGTAGACGCCGTGCACGTTGCCGAAGGTGGCCGCCAGCATGTACCGGCCCTTGTCGCCGGTGCCGAGCACCTCGGCGGTGCGCCACATGTCCTCGGGCGTGGTGTAGAGCTTCTCGTCGATCGCGCCGACGACCCCGTCCTCCTCGCCGCCGACGACGCCGATCTCCACCTCGAGCACGATGTTCGCGGCCTTGCAGTCGGCGAGCAGCTCCTCGGCGAGCTTGAGGTTCTCCTCCAGCGGCACCGCGGAACCGTCCCACATGTGCGACTGGAACAGCGGGTCGCGGCCGGCCTTCACCCGCTCCCTGGAGATGGCGACGAGCGGGCGCATGTAGGTGTCGAGCTTGTCCGCCGGGCAGTGGTCGGTGTGCAGGGCGATCTGCACCGGGTAGGCCTTGGCGACGTGGTGCGCGAACTCGGCCAGGGCCTCCGCGCCGAGCACCATGTTCTTGACGGTCGACCCGGACAGGTACTCGGCTCCCCCCGTGGACACCTGGAGGATTCCGTCGCTGCCCGCCTCGGCGAAGCCGCGCAGCGCGGCGTTCAGCGTCTGTGACGAGGTGACGTTGATGGCTGGGTAGGCGAAGGCGTTCGCCTTCGCCCGGTCGAGCATCTCGGCGTAGACGTCTGGGGTCGCGATGGGCATCGAAAGCTCCTGTCAAAGGCGTCGGGCCACCGAGCGGGCGGACGCGGCCGGGTTCGCCCGCCGGCGGCCGTCGCCCGCCGGCGGACCGGGCAGGGGTGGACGGCGCGCGCCGGGGTGTGCCGGGACCGCGCGTTGTGGGCTGTGTTGCGCGAAGGGTATGACGCGAGGCGGCTGTGAGGGAGCCCGTTGCCGCCGACATCGCCCGCGCCACTGGGACTCGTGACTACTTACCCTTCGATCCGTCATCTTCGCAGCGGCCGCGCCGATCGGGTATCACGGCGCGCGCCGCGAAGCGTCCGGCGACGGGTGCGCTCGGCGCCCCGTCAGACTGATGGCATGGATGTCGACCGTCTATCCGGCCTGACCCTGTATCTGACCGTCTTCGCGATCGTCTTCCTTGAGAGCGGCGTGCCGATCGGGTTCTGGCTGCCGGGAGACGCGATGTTGCTGGCGGCCGGGCTGCTGGCGGCGGATCCGACACACCGGGTGTCGCTGCCGCTACTTGCTGCCGGCGTGACCGTGATGGCGGTCGTGGGGGTCTGCGTGGGCTATGTGACCGGGTGGCGGCTCGGCCGGCCCTGGCTGGAACGTCGACACAAAAAGCTGCTTGACCGCACCGAGGAGTTCTACGGACGTTTCGGCCCGGTGACGCTGGTAGCGGCCCGATTCGTGCCTTGGGCGCGCACCTTCGCCCCGATCCTGGCGGGCGCGGTGCGGATGCCGTGGTCGCGCTTCCTGCTGGCGGCCGTGGTCGGCGCGGTGATCTGGGGTACCGGGCTGACCGCGCTGGGCTACGCGGCGGCGTCGGTGCCCGGGCTGAAGGAGTCGACTCCGTGGCTCGCGCCGTCCGTCGTGGTCGTCTCGGTCCTGGCCGGCCTGTTCGGTGAGCTGCTGCGGCGCCAGGTGGCCCGGCGCCGCGCGACGGTGGCCGGAAGCCCAGAGGAAGAGGAGACCGGGGGCGAGGGCGGGGGCCTCGTGAAGGAGAAAAGGAAAGAGAAGGAAGAGGAGAGGAAAGAGGAGCCGGTCGGGCTCGCGCCCGTCGAGGGCGGCGGCCTGTCGTAGGCCCGGGAGGCAGTCGTAGGTTCTGGAGGCGGCAGGTGGGTGGCCGTCGTCCATGTGGTGTGCCGGGCGCCGTGCGTGCTGAGATCCGGGTGTGCTGTCATGCTGCATGCTGGGACGTGATCTGGACTCCGGCCGTGAGGACCGCGTGCCAGCAGGATCAGAACGGTCTCGTCCGCGAGGTCACGGTCAGGAGGGCTGACGTTGGCTCGGGTGGTGGTCACCGGCGCCGCCGGGTTCGTCGGCGGGGCGATTGCCCATGCCCTGCGTGGTCGCGGGGATGAGGTGGTCGCGCTCGACGTGGCCCGCGGCCCTGGCGTGCGCACCGCGGACGTGAGCCGGCCAGGCGACTGGGAGAAGGAGTTCGCCGGCGCGGACCTGGTGGTCCACGCCGCGGCGGCCGGCATGGGCGGGGTCGGCGAGCTGCCGCCGATCCGCGGTGGCCGACCGCTCGGCAGCGCGCGCATTCCGCTGGCCCGGATGCGCCAGGTCCTGCTCGGCGGGACGGCCACGGTGCTCGACGCCGCCGCCCGCGCCGAGGTGCGCCGGGTCGTGCACCTGTCCTGCGTGTCGGCGCTCGGCCCGGACATCGCCGACGGCATCGACGAGACCGCGCCCGTCGGGCTGACCGGCGACCCGCGGGCCGACACCCTGGCCGCCGCGGAGCAGTCGGTGAGCGCGGCGACGGCGTCCGGCCTGTCGGCCACCGTGCTGCGCCTCGGGGACGCCTATGGCCCGCGGGCCGGCCGGTGGACGGTCTGGCCGGTGCTGCTGCTGCGTTCGGGCCGGTTCGTCCTCCTCGACGGTGGCACCGGGTGGCTCAACCCCGTCCACATCGACGACGTGGTGGCGGCCGTGATCTCGGCCGCGGACTCGCCGCGGGCGGCCGGCGAGATTCTGCACGTGACCGGGCCGGGGCCGTGCACGGTCGCCGAGTTCGTCGGCTACTACAGCCGGATGCTGGATCTGCCCGCACCGCGCTCAGTGCCCGCCCGGATGTACGGCGCGCTGGATGAGGCCACCGTGGCCGTCGGGCGTCTGCGCGGCCGGGTCGAGTCGCACCGCGTCCCGCGGCCGGGCTCCGCCGCCGCGCTCGCCGAGGCTGGCCGAGGCAGCCAGCCCGCCGGCGTCGCTGGGGAGCCCACCGGGGACGCCGGCGGCGGCCAGGCGTCCGTCCCGTCGGCCGGCTCCGCGGCCCTGGGGATCGTGCGCGGTCTCGGCGCCCGGCTGGTCGCCGGGGTCGACCCGCGCGGCCGGATGGACCTGGGTCCGCTCAGCGTGGCGGACGTGACCAGGACCGGGAGGTGCTCGGGCGAGCGGATCACCGCGTTGACCGGCTGGGGCCCGCGGGTCGAGCTGGCCGACGGTATGAGCCGCACCGAGGCCTGGCTGCGTGACCGCGGCCTGCTGGGCGTCCGCGAGCCTTCCCGGCGCGGGTGAGCGTGGGTGGCGACGGGCCGACGCTGACGACGCCGCGGCTGCAGGCGTTGCCGGTGACGGTGTGGAACGCGGGCTATGTCGCCGAGGAGCTGGCGCGCAAGGTCGCGCTCGCGGCGCGCCCGGCTCCGGGGCTCGGAGTCGGAGGGCTGTTCGCCGGCCCGGACGCGCGCGGGACGACCGAGCCGGCGGCGTTGCGCCGCGAGCTGCGCCACCGGACGGGTGCCGGCCGCGCCGCGCTGACCTGGGTGGTCCGCGACCACGGCGGCGTCGCCGTCGGGCTGCTCGGCGCCGACACCCGGGCGCACCGTGCGGCGGTCGCGGTGGTGATCGGCCCGGACGAACGCCGGCGCGGATACGGCGCCGAGATCGTCCGGGCGTTGGCGACCTGGCTGGAGGCGTCTCTTCTCGCTCTGGTGGAGACCCGAGTGCGCGCCGACGACGCGGCATCCGAACGACTGGCGATGGCAACGTCCTTTCAGCCCACCAGGGTCGTGCTCACCACCGGCTGGCGACTGTGGTGCCGCCCGCCGTCCCGCTGATCGGGCCGAGCCGCCATTACGGGGCGTAGCGGCGTGCCGGACGCTCGCGGCCCGCTCGTACCCCTCGTTCCCGGGGTGTGCCGCACCGCGAGAAGCCCGGTTCCCTGCGTCATTGCCGCAGCTCAACGCGGCGTTTCCGGATTGTTCTTTGGCCTGCACATCGGCGGCATGCGCTGCTAGGTTGTCGGCTACCCGACAACGTTTGAGGTCTTGTTTCGTCGCCGATGCGTAGCTTCTGGCCACCTGTAGGGTGTCCCGGCTGTTCAGGCGGTGACGGCCTGAGGCACCATGGCAATGATGTCGCGACCGGACAAGGCTTCCACCGTCCGGATCGGGTATCCGCGTCGGCCAACACGGCGGCGTGTGTCCGGGAGGGGGAGCTCGACGGTCGGCGCGATGCGCCGGGGAGGTGCACCATGAGCGTGGATTCCCCACACCCGATCTCGTCGCAGATCCCACCAGCCGAGGTCACGTACGACCATCTGATCATTCCGCCGCACTGGCGGCGGCCGGACGAGTCCGTCCCCGGCGCGCCGAACTCACTCTTTCCGACTGTCGACGCGCCCCCGGCGCAGGCACAGCCGGCGAGTGGCCCGCACCTGACCGGCCCGCACACGGGGGCGATGACCGGTCCGCTGCTGGTCGGCACGACGGCGCGCGCGTTCGCCAAGCTCGACGACATGATCCGGCTGAGCTCCGAGGACAAGGCGGTGATCGACGCCCGCAGGGACGAGGCCGAGCGGGCCCTGCGCGCGATCTTCCCGCCACGCTGCGCGCTGCCGCTCGTCGGTGTCGCCACCATCGGCTCGGCCGGCCGGGACACGATGATCCGCCCGCTGGACGAGGTCGACATCTTCGCGGTGTTCAGCGCCGCGGGCGGCGCCTGGAAGCGGTTCCGCTGGGACTCGCGCGACCTGCTG of the Pseudofrankia saprophytica genome contains:
- a CDS encoding transglycosylase family protein; its protein translation is MRQVSPRNSREPRRAVTSPARRLRKSLAAVPVIAAAVGGTLAVATPANASSTWAELRQCESGGNYSINTGNGYYGAYQFSVRTWQSLGYSGLPSAAPPAVQDEAALRLAQRSGFGQWPECGRGMGPDQLAPGASSAGAGQASRSAPRAPLVAQPISSTTAHLPFTTALAGQYRADVQSWQAQMNKIGYSLAADGHYGPRSAEAARALQRAKGLAVDGVVGQRTWAATFA
- the fbaA gene encoding class II fructose-bisphosphate aldolase gives rise to the protein MPIATPDVYAEMLDRAKANAFAYPAINVTSSQTLNAALRGFAEAGSDGILQVSTGGAEYLSGSTVKNMVLGAEALAEFAHHVAKAYPVQIALHTDHCPADKLDTYMRPLVAISRERVKAGRDPLFQSHMWDGSAVPLEENLKLAEELLADCKAANIVLEVEIGVVGGEEDGVVGAIDEKLYTTPEDMWRTAEVLGTGDKGRYMLAATFGNVHGVYKPGNVKLRPTILRDGQQYVAAKLGLGADAKPFNLVFHGGSGSELSEIREALDYGVVKMNVDTDAQYAFTRPVADHMFKNYDGVLKIDGEVGVKKSYDPRTWGKAAEANMAKRVAQACEDLRSAGQAL
- a CDS encoding DedA family protein, whose translation is MRSAPRQTDGMDVDRLSGLTLYLTVFAIVFLESGVPIGFWLPGDAMLLAAGLLAADPTHRVSLPLLAAGVTVMAVVGVCVGYVTGWRLGRPWLERRHKKLLDRTEEFYGRFGPVTLVAARFVPWARTFAPILAGAVRMPWSRFLLAAVVGAVIWGTGLTALGYAAASVPGLKESTPWLAPSVVVVSVLAGLFGELLRRQVARRRATVAGSPEEEETGGEGGGLVKEKRKEKEEERKEEPVGLAPVEGGGLS
- a CDS encoding NAD-dependent epimerase/dehydratase family protein; translated protein: MARVVVTGAAGFVGGAIAHALRGRGDEVVALDVARGPGVRTADVSRPGDWEKEFAGADLVVHAAAAGMGGVGELPPIRGGRPLGSARIPLARMRQVLLGGTATVLDAAARAEVRRVVHLSCVSALGPDIADGIDETAPVGLTGDPRADTLAAAEQSVSAATASGLSATVLRLGDAYGPRAGRWTVWPVLLLRSGRFVLLDGGTGWLNPVHIDDVVAAVISAADSPRAAGEILHVTGPGPCTVAEFVGYYSRMLDLPAPRSVPARMYGALDEATVAVGRLRGRVESHRVPRPGSAAALAEAGRGSQPAGVAGEPTGDAGGGQASVPSAGSAALGIVRGLGARLVAGVDPRGRMDLGPLSVADVTRTGRCSGERITALTGWGPRVELADGMSRTEAWLRDRGLLGVREPSRRG
- a CDS encoding GNAT family N-acetyltransferase, with the translated sequence MSVGGDGPTLTTPRLQALPVTVWNAGYVAEELARKVALAARPAPGLGVGGLFAGPDARGTTEPAALRRELRHRTGAGRAALTWVVRDHGGVAVGLLGADTRAHRAAVAVVIGPDERRRGYGAEIVRALATWLEASLLALVETRVRADDAASERLAMATSFQPTRVVLTTGWRLWCRPPSR